In Bacteroides cellulosilyticus, the genomic stretch TTAAAAGTATGTGCTGTCAATCGTTATGGTTCATTAGGAACAGAGGGTACTCTTTAGTTAATGAATTGTAATGCCACTATAACATATTGACATTTTTTGCATGTAGAATCCCGGGCTTGTGAAAGTCCGGGATTTTTTGTTAAAACTGCTCTGTTTTAGGCTATAGCTTAATTTTTACTCTCTTTTCGGATGATTTTACTCTTTAATCATCCTTCTAATTCTGAATTTTGCAAAAGAATTAATAACACAGGTTAAGTTAAGAAATGAAAAGCTTTACGAAAAACACTGTACTTATTGTTTAACTAAATAATACTATCATGAAACAAGAAATCGAAAAGATGAAGAGCAGGTTACTTCTGCTGGCATTCATTTTAATGGTGCCTATTGGAGTGTTTGCTCAAAACATTACGGTAAAAGGTAATGTGACTGATTCGGAAGGAGAGCCGATTATCGGTGCCACTGTTATGGAAAAAGGCAAAAGCCAGAATGGTGTCATCACTGACTTAGATGGTAATTTTACTCTGAATGTGTCAGGTAAAGGAAAAAAGATTGTTATTACCTATATAGGTATGAAAACAGAAGAAGTGGATGCGGTAACCGGAAAGACCTTGAAGATTGTCTTGAAGGATGATTCGCAAACACTGGACGAAGTAGTAGTAGTTGCCGTAGGTTATGGTAACGCACGCAAGAAGGATTTGACCGGTGCTATTTCTTCTGTAGGTGAAAGTACTTTGAAAAACATTCCTGTAACTTCTGCTTCAAGTGCCATTACAGGACGTCTGGCTGGTGTAAGCGTTATCACATCAGAAGGTTCCCCCGATGCTACGGTTAGCATCCGTGTGCGTGGTGGTGGTTCCATTACACAAAGCAATGAACCTCTTTTCATTGTAGACGGTTTTCAGGTAAGTGGTATTGATGATATTCCACCTACGGATATTGAGAGCATTGACGTATTGAAAGATGCCTCTTCTACTGCTATCTATGGTGCAAAAGGTGCTAATGGTGTAATTTTGGTTACTACTAAAAGTGGCCGTGCTGGTAAAACGCAAATAAGCCTGAATGCCTCTCTGGGTTTCAATCGTTTTTATAATGAAACAGAAGTTCTTTCTCCCTATGAATATGTGTATCTTCAGAGAGAGTTGGATCCGGCGAAGAATGCCGGTTTCTTCGATCGTTATGGGCAGTGGGAAGATATAGATATCTATAAATCAAAAGTTGGTAAAAACTGGCAACGTGATTTGTTCGACAGGACAGGTCTGAAACAGAGCTACAATATGAATATCAATGGAGGTAGTGAAGACCTGGTCTATAGTCTTAGTTATACGCATGACGATGAAACTTATATTATGCAGACTTCGCAGTATCGTCGTGACAATGTCAATTTGAAGGTAAACAAGAAATTCAACAAGAAGCTGAGAATGGACCTCAATGTTAAGATGTCCAATACTACGATTGACGGTCCGAGTGTATCAAGTGGTTCTAAGTTGCGTGACTGTGTGAAGTATCCTACAATAGGAACTCTGACAGACCTTACTGATGAAGATTTAAGTGGAGACGATGGTATCATTGAAAATATCAGTAGCCTGAATGACCCTTATTTCAATATTGTAAACGAGTATAAGAAGCAGTCTAAATTCAACAATTCTTATAATGCCGCTCTGATATGGGATGTTATAAAAGGATTGCAATGGCGTGCTGAAGGTACTTACGGATTTAGCTTTGACCGTACGGATAATGTCTACTTGAAGAATACAAGTAAGGCAAACCAAACTGCCGGTCAGCCTGTAGGTGTCCGTGAATATTGGAACGGACAGAATTGGGCTTTCCGTACCTTGCTGAACTATAAGTTCAAAATGAAAGATCATAGTTTTGATGTTATGGGAGGTATGGAAGCGTTAAGTTCCAAGAAAGATAAAATGCAAATCACGGCTGATTACTTCCCAAGTGATTACGGAGTGAATGATATTCTTTCTATGTGGAACAATGGTACGTCAGAACCTACTTATACAACGATTAACGAGCCGAGCCGAAGTATGTCTTATTTTGGTCGTGCTAATTATATACTTAAAGATCGCTATTATCTGACTTTCACACTGCGTGCCGACGGTACCAATGTATTTGCTCCGGGCAATAAGTGGGGACTCTTTCCGGCAGCTTCAGCTGCATGGCGTATGTCTGATGAAAAGTTTATGGAAGCTACCAAAGACTGGTTGTCTAACTTTAAGTGGCGTCTTAGCTATGGTAAATCCGGTAATGCCCGTGTAGGTTCCTATTGGCGTCAGACTTACTCTCCGGTGACCAATATTAAGAACTTATATTATCAGAATGAAATAGGACAGAGCAGTTTGCAACCAAGTACGCGTTTGCGC encodes the following:
- a CDS encoding SusC/RagA family TonB-linked outer membrane protein, translating into MKQEIEKMKSRLLLLAFILMVPIGVFAQNITVKGNVTDSEGEPIIGATVMEKGKSQNGVITDLDGNFTLNVSGKGKKIVITYIGMKTEEVDAVTGKTLKIVLKDDSQTLDEVVVVAVGYGNARKKDLTGAISSVGESTLKNIPVTSASSAITGRLAGVSVITSEGSPDATVSIRVRGGGSITQSNEPLFIVDGFQVSGIDDIPPTDIESIDVLKDASSTAIYGAKGANGVILVTTKSGRAGKTQISLNASLGFNRFYNETEVLSPYEYVYLQRELDPAKNAGFFDRYGQWEDIDIYKSKVGKNWQRDLFDRTGLKQSYNMNINGGSEDLVYSLSYTHDDETYIMQTSQYRRDNVNLKVNKKFNKKLRMDLNVKMSNTTIDGPSVSSGSKLRDCVKYPTIGTLTDLTDEDLSGDDGIIENISSLNDPYFNIVNEYKKQSKFNNSYNAALIWDVIKGLQWRAEGTYGFSFDRTDNVYLKNTSKANQTAGQPVGVREYWNGQNWAFRTLLNYKFKMKDHSFDVMGGMEALSSKKDKMQITADYFPSDYGVNDILSMWNNGTSEPTYTTINEPSRSMSYFGRANYILKDRYYLTFTLRADGTNVFAPGNKWGLFPAASAAWRMSDEKFMEATKDWLSNFKWRLSYGKSGNARVGSYWRQTYSPVTNIKNLYYQNEIGQSSLQPSTRLRNENLTWESKYSTNVGFDLGLFENRLNLTFDFYNDVTKNLIMEVQLPSNAGYNTQYQNLGQTTNRGVELTLNANLINTKNFFLDFNFNISFNKNKVDALYGANGDVMILSGGGTEVGSDNYRVFVGKETGLMYGYVCDGMYSFDDFDFDQATKKWVLKKDENGNNIAPDNFGVLSKGGGYYGPGHLKLKDLNGDGVIDADNDRKVIGNALPKHTGGFSFNAGWKGFDLTAMFNWSYGNDILNMNKIDYTSYVGAKRYQNMSTEMKLENRFTTIDPVTGLNIYYGDYANPERLKEINANATIWHPLMNNSITTDWAVEDGSFLRLGTLTLGYTLPKMLTTKFGVKSLRVYATANNVFCWTAYSGQDPEVNTGKAMTPGYDRSAYPKSKSYVFGLNLTF